In Rana temporaria chromosome 3, aRanTem1.1, whole genome shotgun sequence, a single window of DNA contains:
- the LOC120932243 gene encoding uncharacterized protein LOC120932243 — MKIAVIFLLLGISSFIETSNGLQSKLNPLPKDKAQIYVRCVQAAVEKAEHLKKCPEPERKTREVCLAEDLIHTLKLLAMDLGCTLNDVFELLELPLDALNLLKLGKITELLSVIQVDKLLISLTRVVEALLAQIGILLKGELISLIQTLGSTVNILVLTLHNTLGAITTSLVGTVLGAVTGLVAVPLGLVGSVVGGLGGILNVG, encoded by the exons AAACAAGTAATGGTCTGCAATCTAAACTGAATCCGTTGCCA AAAGATAAGGCTCAGATCTATGTCCGTTGCGTGCAGGCAGCTGTGGAAAAAGCTGAACATTTGAag AAATGTCCTGAACCGGAAAGGAAAACAAGAGAAGTATGCCTAGCGGAAGACCTAATACATACCTTG aaattgcTAGCCATGGATCTTGGTTGTACACTGAATGATGTCTTTGAACTACTG gaacttCCACTTGATGCTCTAAACTTGTTAAAG ttggggAAGATTACAGAACTACTGAGTGTAATACAGGTGGACAAATTACTGATCAGCCTTACTCGGGTAGTG GAAGCACTTTTGGCACAAATTGGCATTCTTCTGAAGGGAGAACTAATATCCCTAATTCAAACTTTG ggGAGTACAGTAAATATTCTTGTGCTCACTTTGCATAATACTTTAGGAGCAATTACTACCTCCCTTGTTGGTACTGTTCTGGGAGCCGTAACTGGACTTGTTGCAGTCCCACTCGGATTAGTTGGTTCTGTAGTGGGAGGCCTGGGAGGAATCCTAAACGTAGGTTAA